The DNA sequence CCGTCGGCCTGGTGGGTGTCACCACCCACGTCGCCACCCGCCGCTTCCGCGAGCTCATCGACGCCGTCAACGCCAATGACCTTGGGACTGCGCGCAAGATCAACTTCGAGCTGCAGCCCGTGGTCCGCGCAACCATGACCCGTGTCCAGGGGGCCGTGGCGGCCAAACAGATTCTTAAATGGCAGGGAGTCCTGCCCAACTCGATTGTCCGTTTGCCCCTCGTGGAGCCGGACGAAACCGAGATCGAAACCATCCGCGGGGATTTGGCGGAAGCGGGGCTGGTCTTCTCCTGAGGCTAAGACCGGCACCCTTCCGCCTGGAAAGAAGTGCACTATGACCCAAACTGCCCTTACCGGCCTTGTCACCCCTCCGCGCCTGCCCCAGGGCACCCTGCGGATCGTCCCGCTTGGCGGGCTGGGGGAGATCGGCCGGAACATGGCCGTGTTCGAAATCGACGGCAAACTGCTGATCGTGGACTGCGGCGTCCTCTTTCCCGAGGAAACCCAGCCCGGCGTTGACCTGATCCTGCCGGACTTCTCGTACATCGAGGACCGGCTGGACGACGTCGTGGCCGTGATCCTCACACATGGCCACGAGGACCACATCGGCGCCGTGCCGTACCTGCTGCGCCTGCGCAACGACATCCCCCTGGTGGGCTCCCAGCTGACGCTGGCCCTGATCGAGGCGAAGCTGCAGGAGCACCGCATCCGGCCCTACACGCTGACCGTTGAAGAAGGCCAGGTGGAGAAATTCGGGCCGTTCGAATGCGAGTTCGTCGCCGTCAACCACTCCATCCCGGATGCCCTTGCCGTGTTCATCCGCACGGCCGGCGGCACGGTCCTGCACACCGGTGACTTCAAGATGGACCAGCTGCCGCTGGACGGACGCATCACCGACCTGCGCCACTTCGCCAAGCTGGGCGAGGAGGGCGTTGACCTCTTCATGTCCGACTCCACCAACGCCGACGTGCCCGGATTCACCACGGCCGAGAAGGAAATCGGCCCCACCCTGGAGCGGCTTTTCGGCCAGGCCACCAAGCGCATCATCGTGGCGTCCTTCTCCTCCCACGTCCACCGCGTGCAGCAGGTCCTTGACGCCGCTGCCAAGCACAACCGCAAGGTGGCCTTTGTGGGCCGCTCCATGGTCCGCAACATGGCCATCGCGGAGAAGCTGGGCTACCTGGACGTCCCTTCCGGGCTTATCGTCGACATCAAGAACATCGACAACCTGCCGGACAACCGCGTGGTCCTCATGTCCACCGGCTCCCAGGGCGAGCCCATGGCGGCCCTGTCCCGGATGGCAAACGGCGACCACCGCGTGGTGGTGGGCGACGGCGATACCGTCATCCTGGCCTCCAGCCTCATCCCGGGCAACGAAAATGCGGTGTTCCGGATCATCAACGGCCTCCTCAAACTCGGGGCCGACGTGATCCACAAAGGCAACGCCAAGGTCCACGTATCCGGCCACGCAGCAGCCGGGGAACTGCTCTACTGCTACAACATCCTCGAGCCGCTCAACGCCATGCCCGTGCACGGCGAGACCCGCCACCTGATCGCCAACGGCAAGATCGCCATTGAGTCGGGAGTCCCGGAAGCCAGCGTCATCCTTGCCGACAACGGCACGGTCATCGACCTCCGCGACCACCAGGCGGACATCGTGGGCCAGGTGGAGGTTGGATTCGTCTACGTTGACGGCTCCAGCGTGGGCGAAATCACCGACGCGGACCTCAAGGACCGCCGCATCCTGGGCGATGAAGGCTTCATCTCGATCATCACGGTTATCCACCGGGCCACCGGCAAGGTGGTGTCCGGGCCCGAGATCCACGCCCGCGGTGTTGCCGAGGACGATTCAGTCTTCGACGACATCATCCCCAAGATCAACGCGGCACTGGAAGAAGCAGTCCAGAACCACGCCGACCACACCAGCCACCAGCTCCAGCAGGTGGTGCGCCGCGTCGTGGGCACCTGGGTCAACCGCAAGCTGCGCCGCAAGCCCATGATCATCCCGGTGGTGCTCGAAGCCTAAGATTGGCTCCGCTGCCGCAGGGCAGGTTCGGAAGGCCCCGGTTCACCGTGAACCGGGGCCTTCCGCGTGTCCGGGCGGTGCGGCCGGCGCCCCCAACCGATGCGCTCCCCGGGCCCCGATATCCCCGGAATCACAGCATGCTTCCGGTACCGTGGCTACTATGGCCACACGTACTACTTCCGCGCCCAAAGGTACCGGCAGGGGCAGCTCCGGCAGCAAATCCGGGAGCTCCACAGCCCGCGGAACCGGCTCCACTGCCAGCAAGGCAGGGCGCGGCGGCTCATCCAGCACCGCACGCACCCGCCAGCTTCCCGCCGTCGAACACCACCAGCCGTGGCTGCTGCGCGTGGTCGGCGGGGCATGGCTGGGCATGGGCCACCTGGTGGGCGGGGGAGTGCGCCGCATCGGCCATGACGTCAGTGACCTTCCCGCCGAGGACCGCCGCGACGGCGCCGCGCTGTTCAACCTGGCGCTGGGGGTTTTCATCGCCACGTTTGCCTGGTGGGGCCTGACGGGCTGGTTCCCGGACGCCGTCTACGCCGTGGTGAACGGCACCTTCGGCTGGATCTCCCTGCTGCTTCCGCTCATGCTTTTCGTGTGCGCCTTCCGGTTGTTCCGGCAGCCCTCCGACGGCCGGGGCAACAACAGGGTGGGCATCGGCTTCCTGATCATGACGTTCGCGGGCTGCGGCCTGGCGCACATCCTGGGCGGCCAGCCCACCGTGGCCGACGGCTTCGACGGCCTCCGCAAAGCCGGCGGCATGCTTGGCTTCCTGGCCGCCACGCCGCTGGCCGCCATCCATCCCGCCGTTCCTGTGGCCCTCTATGGCCTGCTCGCTTTCGTGTCCCTGCTGATCATCACGGCCACCCCGTTCACGGCCATCCCGCGCCGCATCCGCGGAGCCTACGAGCACCTTATGGGCATCGACCTGATGGACCAGGAACGCCCCGACGTCCACGACCGCAGCTACCTGGAACGGACGGCCCCCGCCGCACCGCGCAAGAAGAAGCGCAAGCTCTTTGGCAAGGACCAGGAGTCCGAGCCGGGCCTTGAGGGCTACGTGGGCGACGAAGCGTTTGAGCACGCCGTCATTGACGACGACGAGCAGGAACCTGCCCGGCCCGCGCCGGGCGTGCGTCGGCCCACCCAGGCGGAGATCGCCGTCGAGAAGATCAAGGCCGCCCAGGGCCTGGGCGCCGGTTCGCAGGCGGCCCCGCCGGAAAACGCCACCGAGGCCATCCCCCTGGTCATCCCGGGTGCCGCGGCTCCGGGCAAGCCTGCCGCGCCCACCGTGCCCTCGAACCCGGTGGCGCCCGCGCCGCCGCCCGTTCCCATCCCGCAGCGGACCGAGCAGCTTTCACTCGCCGGCGATGTCACGTACACCCTCCCGGCCTCGGACTTCCTGACCCCCGGATCCATCCCCAAGGAGCGCACGGAAGCGAACGACGCCGTCGTCGCCGCCCTGACCGATACCTTGCAGCAGTTCAACGTTGACGCCACCGTCACCGGCTTCAGCCGCGGCCCCACCGTCACCCGGTACGAGATCGAACTTTCGCCGGGCACCAAGGTGGAGCGTGTCACCGCCCTGTCCAAGAACATCTCCTACGCCGTCGCCTCCAGCGATGTCCGCATCCTCAGCCCCATCCCGGGCAAGTCGGCCATCGGCATCGAGATCCCCAACACGGACCGCGAAACCGTCTCCCTGGGCGATGTCCTCCGCAGCCAGAACGCCCGCCGCACGGACCACCCGATGGTCATGGGCGTGGGCAAGGACGTGGAGGGCGGCTACGTGGTGGCCAACCTGGCCAAGATGCCGCACCTCCTGGTGGCTGGTGCCACCGGTGCCGGTAAGTCGTCCTTCGTGAACTCAATGATCACGTCCATCCTGATGCGTGCCACCCCGGACGAGGTCCGCATGGTCATGGTGGACCCCAAGCGTGTGGAACTGACCGCCTACGAGGGCGTTCCGCACCTGATCACTCCCATCATCACCAACCCCAAGAAGGCGGCCGAAGCGCTGCAGTGGGTGGTACGGGAAATGGACGCCCGCTACGACGACCTCGCCAACTACGGCTTCAAGCACATCGACGACTTCAACAAGGCCGTGCGCGCCGGCAAGGTCCAGCCGCCGGTCGACTCCAAACGCGTCATCCGGCCCTACCCGTACCTGCTGGTGATCGTGGACGAACTCGCCGACCTCATGATGGTGGCCCCCCGCGACGTCGAAGACTCCATCGTCCGCATCACCCAGCTGGCCCGTGCCGCCGGCATCCACCTGGTCCTGGCCACCCAGCGGCCCTCCGTCGACGTGGTCACGGGCCTCATCAAAGCCAACGTGCCCTCGCGCATGGCCTTCGCCACGTCCTCCGTCACGGACTCCCGGGTGGTCCTGGACCAGCCGGGCGCCGAGAAGCTCATCGGCCAGGGTGACGCGCTCTTCCTGCCCATGGGCGCCTCCAAGGCGATGCGTGTCCAGGGCGCCTGGGTCACGGAGTCGGAGATCCACAAAGTGGTGGAGCACGTCAAGGGACAGCTGCAGGCTGTCTACCGTGACGACGTCGCCCCTGAAGCGGAAAAGAAGCAGATCGACGACGACATCGGGGACGACCTCGAGGTGCTGCTGCAGGCCACCGAACTGGTGGTCACCACCCAATTCGGCTCCACCTCCATGCTGCAGCGCAAGCTCCGGGTCGGGTTCGCCAAGGCCGGCCGGCTCATGGACCTCCTCGAATCCAGGGGAGTGGTGGGCCCCTCGGAGGGTTCCAAGGCGCGTGACGTCCTGGTGAAGCCGGACGACCTCGCCGCCGTCCTCGCCGCGATGAAGGGCCAGGAAGCCCCTGCGGCGCCTGACTCGCAGACCGCCGCACTCAGTGACAATGCCAACGCCAACATCGCCCAGGGCGGCTACGCCGAAGACCTGGTGGCTGCGGACCTGGACCAGAGGAAGCAGAACGTCGAATACTACGACGGCTCGGATTCGGCCCCGGGCGGCTACGGCGATGACGACGACGGCTCCGAAGACGCGTGGTCCCTCACGGGACGCTAGGCCGGTAGCCTAGGAACGTGACTAGCACCGATGCCACCGCCGCCGGCCAAGGCCGAGCCGGGGTCTGGAACCTTCCCAATGTCCTGACCATGATCCGCATTGTGCTGGTCCCGTTCTTCGTGTGGTTCCTCGTCGCGGATGCGCCGGGGCTGCACAGTACCTCCGGACCGTGGCGCTGGGCGGCGGTGGCGGCGTTCGCCGTCGCCATCTACACCGACAAGCTCGACGGCGATATCGCCAGGAGCCGGAACCTCGTTACGGACTTCGGCAAGATCGCCGATCCCATCGCCGACAAGCTCCTCATCGGCTCCGCCCTGGTGATGCTGTCCCTGCTGGGCGAACTGCCCTGGTGGGCAACCCTGGTGATCCTGGTCCGGGAATGGGGCATCACTGCGCTGCGTTTCTTCGTGATCCGCTACGGCGTCATCCCCGCTTCCCGCGGCGGCAAGCTCAAGACCGTCGTGCAGACCGCAGCGATCTTCCTGTACCTGCTGCCGTTCGGGGCGTTCGCGCCGTGGATGTCCTGGGTAGCGTTTGCCGTCATGATGGCCGCCGTGGCAATCACGCTGTGGACCGGCGTTGAATACGTGATTGAAGCCATGCGCCTCCGTGCGAAGGGCAAGCGCCAGGCAGGGACCGCGGAAGGGCAGGAACAGGCATGAGCAACCTCCACCAGCTGGCCGCCCAGGCCGTCAGGCAGGCGCTCGAGTCAGGACGGACCGTTGCCACCGCGGAATCTTTGACGGCCGGAATGGTGTCCGCGGTCCTCGCCGACACGCCCGGAGCCTCCGGCATGCTCCAGGGCGGCGTGGTGGCCTACCAGAACTCCGTGAAGGACGCGGTGCTGCACGTGCCTGCCGACCTGCTGGCCCGGGCCGGCTCCGTCGACCCGGACGTCGCCCGTGCCATGGCGGCCGGGGCGCGCACCGTCCTGGGCGCCGACGTCGGGCTTTCCACCACCGGCGTCGCCGGTCCCGAGGCCCATGACGGCAAGCCCGTGGGCCGGGTTTACATTGGTATTGCCACGGCTGCCGGCACCGCCGGTTTCGAATACACCTTTGCCGGCAGCAGGCCGGACATCCGGGCCGCTGCGTGCGGCGCCGCGCTGGAAAGACTGCTTGAGGCCCTGTCCGGCTGACCTTCGCAGCCTGCGAAGTTACCGGGCGTAAAGTTGCCGGGAACAAAAGCCGGTACCGATTAGTTATTACATTGTGTCGCTTCCGGAGAGCGGAGGCGCCTAGGATGAAATGACCAAGACGGGTTCGCCGGCGGCGGACCTGACCAATGAGGGAGCAAGGCGATACAGATGGTAAAGCAGCCCGTATCCGTAAACGGCGTTGTCCGCTGGAAGGATGTGGGCCTCGCCGAACAGGCTAAGAGCGAACAGAAGGAGCGCAAGATGGTAGTACTTCGTCACGAAATCGGTGATGTCCTGCGCGATGTCCGCCAGCGTCAGGGGCGCACGCTCCGTGAAGTTTCGCACAGCGCCCGTGTCTCCCTGGGATACCTCAGCGAAGTGGAGCGCGGCCAGAAGGAAGCATCATCAGAGCTACTGTCCTCGATCTGCTCGGCACTGGATGTTCCGTTGTCAAGCATGCTCCGTGAGGTCAGCGACCGCGTGGCAGTAGCCGAAGGCGTCGCAGTTCCGGACACCGTTCCGCAGGAATTCTCCCAGCGTTACGGCCGTGACCTGGAACGCGACCTCAACACTGAACTGAACGACGAACTCTCCACGGGCCTCCTCTCCGGCGCCCGGTAAAAGCAGCCCCACCCCAGGGTGGGACGAGGAAACAGCAGGAAGCCCCCGGCCGTGCCGGGGGCTTCCTGCTGTCGCCTAGTTGTCGGATGCGTCTTCCTGCGCGGTGGACGGGTCCGCCGCTTCCCTGGCGAACCCGTCACGCTCATAGGTGGAGTTCAGCTTGGCCATGCAGCGGGCCAGCTCCTGCAGGTCCTCCACCGGCCACTCGCGCAGCCGCTCCTGGAAGACCTGGCGCCGGGCGTCCTGGACCTGGTGCATCTTCTCTTCGCCCTTCGGCGTCAGCCGGATGGACTGCGCCCGGCGGTCCAGGGGGTCCGCCTCCTTGGACACCAGGCCCAGGCTTTCCAGGAAGGCGATCTGCCGGCTGACCGACGGCTTGCCCACGCCGATGTTCATGGCAAGGTCGGTGAGCCGGATGGGTCCTTCCCGGCGGATGACCGTCAGGAGCCCATACGCGGCAGGCTCCATGTCCGGGTGAACCTCGCGCGAGAGCTGGTTGGAGATGGCCCGGGCCCGCCGCCAAAAGAGGCTGATTTGGTGTTCGACATTCTGAAGCGCGGCGTCGGCGGCATCGTTGCCTGTGTCCTGCCGCGGCGGGAGATCCGGGGAGTTGCTCATGGCAACAATTCTAGGGTCCGCAATCATGAGAGGATTTACCGATGCGAATCAGCGAGTACTGGCGTCTCATGGATGACGAGTTCGGTGCGGGGTACTCCCGCGTGCTGAGCAGTACCCTGGTCCTTGCCGGCGTAGGCGGACGCACCGCTGACCAGGCCCTGGCCGCGGGCGTTGAGCCGCGGAGGGTATGGCTTGCTGTCTGCGACGTCCAGGACGTCCCGGCGGAACGGCGGCTCGGGCGAGACATCGCCCCGCGCCGCGATTGACGGCGGCGCCCGCCTCGATGCGGGCGCCAAGGATCCTGCCGCCTGACACGCCGCAGGAACTCCACTCTTCGAATACCTGTTCGGATAACGCTATGCTTTTTCCATCGGGTTTATCCACATAGCCGTTGTCCTCCGGCCGGAATGTCAGTGGGTCCCCTTAGCGTCAGAGATGACCAATACAACGGCCGCGAAGGCCACCATCGAGAAAGCATTAGAGGTGTCAACCATGGCGGCAGCCCCGGATCGTGCAAAAGCGCTGGAAGCAGCGCTTGCCCAGATTGACAAGCAGTTCGGCAAGGGCTCGGTCATGCGCCTGGGCGACGAAGTCCGCGCTCCGATCGAAGTCATCCCCACCGGCTCCATCGCCCTGGACGTCGCCCTTGGCATTGGCGGGCTCCCGCGCGGCCGCGTCATTGAAATCTACGGTCCTGAATCCTCGGGTAAAACCACCGTGGCCCTGCACGCCGTGGCGAACGCACAGCGCGCGGGCGGGATCGCAGCGTTCATCGACGCCGAGCACGCCCTGGACCCGGACTACGCCGCCAAGCTCGGCGTGGACACGGATGCCCTCCTGGTCTCGCAGCCGGATACCGGCGAGCAGGCCCTGGAGATCATGGACATGCTGGTCGGCTCCGGCTCCCTGGACGTCATCGTCATCGACTCCGTGGCCGCCCTGGTGCCGCGCGCTGAAATCGAAGGCGACATGGGTGACAGCCACGTCGGCCTCCAGGCCCGGCTCATGAGCCAGGCACTGCGTAAGATCACCGGCCGCCTGAGCCAGACCAAGACCACCGCCATCTTCATCAACCAGCTCCGTGAAAAGATCGGCGTGTTCTTCGGTTCCCCGGAAACCACCACCGGTGGTAAGGCGCTGAAGTTCTACGCGTCGGTCCGCATCGACGTCCGTCGGATCCAGACCCTCAAGGAGGGTGCCGATTCCGTCGGCAACCGGACCAAGGCCAAGATCGTCAAGAACAAGATGGCTCCGCCTTTCAAGGTCGCCGAGTTCGACATCATCTACGGCCAGGGCATCTCCCGTGAGGGCGGCATCATCGACATGGGCGTTGAGCACGGCATCATCAAGAAGTCCGGCTCCTGGTTCACCTACGACGGTGACCAGCTGGGCCAGGGCATGGAGAACTCGCGCCGGTTCCTCCGCGACAACCCCGAGCTGGCCGCCGAGCTGGAGCGCCTCATCAAGGAGAAGCTCGGTGTCGGGGTCAAACCTGCGGAGGATGAGTCCAAGGACTCGCCAAAGCTGAAAGCTGTCGACGGGTTCTAGCCCTTGACCGGACCACGAACACGGCGGTCCCGTGCCGGCACCCCCTCAACAGGGGTGCCGGACGGGTATGCAGTCCCTGACGACCCGCAGGCCGCGGACGCCGAACCGGACCCGTTTACGGTGGCGCAGGCAATCGTGTACCGGCAGCTGACGGCGGCGCCTAAGAGCAGGCTGCAGCTTGCCCGGAAACTGGCCGAACGGAACATCCCGGAGCACGTCGCCGAGGCCGTACTGGACAAGTTCCAGGAAGTCCGGCTGATTAACGATGCAGAATTCGCTGACATGTGGGTCAGGAGCCGCGCCCAGTCCCGCAAGCTTGCCAAGGGCGCGCTGAGGCGTGAGCTCGCTGAGAAAGGCATCGACCAGGAGACAGCGGCTTCAGCGCTGGAACAACTGACTGACGCCGACGAGGAGGCCGCTGCGCGCGCCCTGGTTGAGCGCAAGCTCCGGCCCGGGACGGACCTGTCCGGTCCCGGGGAACGGGACAAAGCAGTGCGGCGCCTGGCGTCCATGCTGGCAAGAAAGGGTTACCAGCCCTCGCAGGCGTTCCGGATCGTCAACGATGTCCTCGATTCCCAGCAGGACCCCGACAGCGGGATCCTCCAAAGCCGGTACCCTTAACGGGTGAGTTTGACCATTCCTTCCCCCCAATCCGGCGCCACCCCTTCCGTCGACGCAGGGACGGTCCCGCAAACCGGAGCCCTGCCCCGCACCTACCAGGTGCGAACCTTCGGCTGCCAGATGAACGTCCACGACTCGGAACGGATGTCTGGCCTGCTCGAGGCCGCGGGCTACGTCCCGGCGGAGGGCGAGCATGCCGACGTGGTGGTGTTCAACACCTGTGCGGTCCGGGAAAACGCGGACAACAAGCTCTACGGCAACCTGGGCATCCTGGCCCCCGTGAAGGCGGCCAACCCCGGCATGCAGATCGCCGTGGGCGGTTGCCTGGCACAAAAGGACCGCGAGACGATCCTCAAGAAGGCGCCGTGGGTGGACGCAGTCTTCGGTACCCACAACGTCGGTGCCCTTCCCGCCCTCCTGGACCGGGCGCGGCACAACAACGAAGCGCAGCTGGAGATCCTGGAATCCCTGGACGTCTTCCCGTCAACGTTGCCCACCAAACGTGACTCTGTCTACTCGGGCTGGGTGTCCATCTCCGTGGGCTGCAATAACACCTGCACCTTCTGCATCGTGCCCGCCCTCCGCGGCAAGGAAAAGGACCGCCGGCCCGGAGAGATCCTCGCCGAGATCCAGGCACTCGTGGACGATGGCGCCATTGAAGTCACCCTGCTCGGCCAGAACGTCAACTCCTACGGGGTGGAATTCGGGGACCGGCAGGCATTCTCCAAGCTCCTGCGTGCCTGCGGAGAGATCGAGGGGCTCGAACGCGTCCGGTTCACCAGCCCGCACCCCGCCGCCTTCACGGATGACGTCATTGACGCCATGGCAGAGACGCCGAATGTGATGCCGCAGCTGCACATGCCGCTCCAGTCCGGGTCGGACAGCATCCTCCGGGCCATGAAGCGTTCCTACCGGTCCACCAAGTTCCTGGGCATCCTGGACAAGGTCCGCGAAAGGATCCCGCAC is a window from the Arthrobacter sp. NicSoilC5 genome containing:
- a CDS encoding MarR family transcriptional regulator codes for the protein MSNSPDLPPRQDTGNDAADAALQNVEHQISLFWRRARAISNQLSREVHPDMEPAAYGLLTVIRREGPIRLTDLAMNIGVGKPSVSRQIAFLESLGLVSKEADPLDRRAQSIRLTPKGEEKMHQVQDARRQVFQERLREWPVEDLQELARCMAKLNSTYERDGFAREAADPSTAQEDASDN
- a CDS encoding nicotinamide-nucleotide amidohydrolase family protein, with product MSNLHQLAAQAVRQALESGRTVATAESLTAGMVSAVLADTPGASGMLQGGVVAYQNSVKDAVLHVPADLLARAGSVDPDVARAMAAGARTVLGADVGLSTTGVAGPEAHDGKPVGRVYIGIATAAGTAGFEYTFAGSRPDIRAAACGAALERLLEALSG
- a CDS encoding DUF3046 domain-containing protein, which produces MRISEYWRLMDDEFGAGYSRVLSSTLVLAGVGGRTADQALAAGVEPRRVWLAVCDVQDVPAERRLGRDIAPRRD
- a CDS encoding helix-turn-helix transcriptional regulator: MVKQPVSVNGVVRWKDVGLAEQAKSEQKERKMVVLRHEIGDVLRDVRQRQGRTLREVSHSARVSLGYLSEVERGQKEASSELLSSICSALDVPLSSMLREVSDRVAVAEGVAVPDTVPQEFSQRYGRDLERDLNTELNDELSTGLLSGAR
- a CDS encoding DNA translocase FtsK, yielding MATRTTSAPKGTGRGSSGSKSGSSTARGTGSTASKAGRGGSSSTARTRQLPAVEHHQPWLLRVVGGAWLGMGHLVGGGVRRIGHDVSDLPAEDRRDGAALFNLALGVFIATFAWWGLTGWFPDAVYAVVNGTFGWISLLLPLMLFVCAFRLFRQPSDGRGNNRVGIGFLIMTFAGCGLAHILGGQPTVADGFDGLRKAGGMLGFLAATPLAAIHPAVPVALYGLLAFVSLLIITATPFTAIPRRIRGAYEHLMGIDLMDQERPDVHDRSYLERTAPAAPRKKKRKLFGKDQESEPGLEGYVGDEAFEHAVIDDDEQEPARPAPGVRRPTQAEIAVEKIKAAQGLGAGSQAAPPENATEAIPLVIPGAAAPGKPAAPTVPSNPVAPAPPPVPIPQRTEQLSLAGDVTYTLPASDFLTPGSIPKERTEANDAVVAALTDTLQQFNVDATVTGFSRGPTVTRYEIELSPGTKVERVTALSKNISYAVASSDVRILSPIPGKSAIGIEIPNTDRETVSLGDVLRSQNARRTDHPMVMGVGKDVEGGYVVANLAKMPHLLVAGATGAGKSSFVNSMITSILMRATPDEVRMVMVDPKRVELTAYEGVPHLITPIITNPKKAAEALQWVVREMDARYDDLANYGFKHIDDFNKAVRAGKVQPPVDSKRVIRPYPYLLVIVDELADLMMVAPRDVEDSIVRITQLARAAGIHLVLATQRPSVDVVTGLIKANVPSRMAFATSSVTDSRVVLDQPGAEKLIGQGDALFLPMGASKAMRVQGAWVTESEIHKVVEHVKGQLQAVYRDDVAPEAEKKQIDDDIGDDLEVLLQATELVVTTQFGSTSMLQRKLRVGFAKAGRLMDLLESRGVVGPSEGSKARDVLVKPDDLAAVLAAMKGQEAPAAPDSQTAALSDNANANIAQGGYAEDLVAADLDQRKQNVEYYDGSDSAPGGYGDDDDGSEDAWSLTGR
- the pgsA gene encoding CDP-diacylglycerol--glycerol-3-phosphate 3-phosphatidyltransferase; translation: MTSTDATAAGQGRAGVWNLPNVLTMIRIVLVPFFVWFLVADAPGLHSTSGPWRWAAVAAFAVAIYTDKLDGDIARSRNLVTDFGKIADPIADKLLIGSALVMLSLLGELPWWATLVILVREWGITALRFFVIRYGVIPASRGGKLKTVVQTAAIFLYLLPFGAFAPWMSWVAFAVMMAAVAITLWTGVEYVIEAMRLRAKGKRQAGTAEGQEQA
- the miaB gene encoding tRNA (N6-isopentenyl adenosine(37)-C2)-methylthiotransferase MiaB, with the protein product MSLTIPSPQSGATPSVDAGTVPQTGALPRTYQVRTFGCQMNVHDSERMSGLLEAAGYVPAEGEHADVVVFNTCAVRENADNKLYGNLGILAPVKAANPGMQIAVGGCLAQKDRETILKKAPWVDAVFGTHNVGALPALLDRARHNNEAQLEILESLDVFPSTLPTKRDSVYSGWVSISVGCNNTCTFCIVPALRGKEKDRRPGEILAEIQALVDDGAIEVTLLGQNVNSYGVEFGDRQAFSKLLRACGEIEGLERVRFTSPHPAAFTDDVIDAMAETPNVMPQLHMPLQSGSDSILRAMKRSYRSTKFLGILDKVRERIPHAAISTDIIVGFPGETEEDFQATLDVVEKSRFATAFTFQYSKRPGTPAADLPDQLPKAVVQERFERLTALQDRIAAEENRKQLGRRLEVMVTAQSGRKSEETHRLSGRSQDQRLVHFSVPEGAPAPRPGDLVTVTITEAAAFHLVADPTPEDYTLRRSRAGDAWDRSQANSCGAPVPGSGEARKGVSLGMPSLPLRTR
- the recA gene encoding recombinase RecA, giving the protein MAAAPDRAKALEAALAQIDKQFGKGSVMRLGDEVRAPIEVIPTGSIALDVALGIGGLPRGRVIEIYGPESSGKTTVALHAVANAQRAGGIAAFIDAEHALDPDYAAKLGVDTDALLVSQPDTGEQALEIMDMLVGSGSLDVIVIDSVAALVPRAEIEGDMGDSHVGLQARLMSQALRKITGRLSQTKTTAIFINQLREKIGVFFGSPETTTGGKALKFYASVRIDVRRIQTLKEGADSVGNRTKAKIVKNKMAPPFKVAEFDIIYGQGISREGGIIDMGVEHGIIKKSGSWFTYDGDQLGQGMENSRRFLRDNPELAAELERLIKEKLGVGVKPAEDESKDSPKLKAVDGF
- a CDS encoding regulatory protein RecX, yielding MAQAIVYRQLTAAPKSRLQLARKLAERNIPEHVAEAVLDKFQEVRLINDAEFADMWVRSRAQSRKLAKGALRRELAEKGIDQETAASALEQLTDADEEAAARALVERKLRPGTDLSGPGERDKAVRRLASMLARKGYQPSQAFRIVNDVLDSQQDPDSGILQSRYP
- a CDS encoding ribonuclease J, translating into MTQTALTGLVTPPRLPQGTLRIVPLGGLGEIGRNMAVFEIDGKLLIVDCGVLFPEETQPGVDLILPDFSYIEDRLDDVVAVILTHGHEDHIGAVPYLLRLRNDIPLVGSQLTLALIEAKLQEHRIRPYTLTVEEGQVEKFGPFECEFVAVNHSIPDALAVFIRTAGGTVLHTGDFKMDQLPLDGRITDLRHFAKLGEEGVDLFMSDSTNADVPGFTTAEKEIGPTLERLFGQATKRIIVASFSSHVHRVQQVLDAAAKHNRKVAFVGRSMVRNMAIAEKLGYLDVPSGLIVDIKNIDNLPDNRVVLMSTGSQGEPMAALSRMANGDHRVVVGDGDTVILASSLIPGNENAVFRIINGLLKLGADVIHKGNAKVHVSGHAAAGELLYCYNILEPLNAMPVHGETRHLIANGKIAIESGVPEASVILADNGTVIDLRDHQADIVGQVEVGFVYVDGSSVGEITDADLKDRRILGDEGFISIITVIHRATGKVVSGPEIHARGVAEDDSVFDDIIPKINAALEEAVQNHADHTSHQLQQVVRRVVGTWVNRKLRRKPMIIPVVLEA